The following coding sequences lie in one Streptomyces sp. Edi2 genomic window:
- a CDS encoding GNAT family N-acetyltransferase, translated as MIKVHVLDGSSALAWMAERWRDLYEHDRGASPFQSPGWLLGWASQLTPPADPLVLVAADGKKVCAALALVCERDKAGKVLVRPLAAPHSEYVDAVGPSSQEPAVAAALADRLVGLAHEGLSVELSDVSMQSPLGQAMLRQPGWRHSTLLCAVVALPLDMSSMTKSLRRQHTQRERRLSVGGYRVSYHRTRTAEELLDVYPGLNMLHAARWARDPASRRQGAEPTAWLDVLRQCGGETAFIASMSVDGKLAAAQLCLYRGHRCYSVLPAMHPDMLHLSPGHLLLRQLATSLADLGFSTLDLGRTVESPGQIGYKAQYNPRWSLSLTSAFDGVLNGGEEFSSAPNSSVGSSAAQ; from the coding sequence GTGATCAAAGTCCACGTGCTCGATGGTTCTTCGGCGTTGGCGTGGATGGCAGAGCGCTGGCGCGATCTGTACGAGCACGATCGTGGCGCCTCCCCGTTCCAGTCGCCGGGCTGGCTCCTGGGTTGGGCTTCCCAGCTAACGCCGCCGGCCGATCCGCTGGTGCTCGTTGCGGCGGACGGGAAGAAGGTTTGCGCCGCATTGGCTCTGGTGTGCGAGCGGGACAAGGCAGGGAAGGTGCTGGTGCGCCCTTTGGCCGCACCTCATAGCGAGTACGTCGACGCGGTGGGCCCCAGCTCGCAGGAGCCTGCCGTCGCAGCCGCCCTGGCGGATCGGCTCGTCGGCCTGGCCCACGAGGGGTTGTCTGTGGAGCTGTCGGACGTCTCCATGCAGTCTCCGCTTGGTCAGGCCATGCTGCGGCAACCGGGTTGGCGTCATTCCACCCTCCTTTGCGCGGTTGTCGCTCTGCCGCTGGACATGTCGTCGATGACCAAGTCGCTCCGGCGCCAGCACACCCAGCGTGAGCGGCGGCTGTCGGTCGGCGGATACCGTGTGAGCTATCACAGAACCCGTACCGCCGAGGAACTCCTTGACGTCTATCCCGGACTGAACATGCTCCACGCTGCACGGTGGGCACGCGATCCCGCCTCGCGCCGTCAGGGGGCCGAACCCACCGCTTGGCTGGATGTCCTGCGGCAGTGCGGTGGTGAAACGGCATTCATCGCATCCATGTCCGTGGACGGAAAGCTGGCGGCTGCGCAGTTGTGCTTGTACCGGGGACACCGTTGCTACTCGGTACTGCCGGCCATGCATCCAGACATGCTCCATCTCTCCCCCGGCCACCTGTTGCTGCGCCAACTGGCCACGTCTCTCGCCGATCTCGGCTTCTCCACGCTCGACCTGGGGCGGACGGTGGAGTCACCAGGGCAGATCGGTTACAAGGCTCAGTACAACCCTCGCTG
- a CDS encoding GNAT family protein, with amino-acid sequence MRHWPLTQLTLTTPDLVLRVPNETQLDDLAQVAADGVHPPGILYFPQPWASGTPEQTARNVLQNHWWARGDWHEDNWRLLLAVFHDDQVIGQQNLSARDFRITREARTGFWLGQRFQARGFGTQMRAAALHLAFACLGAERVTSTAFADNAVSRHVSEKFGYAPNGIRRFAVGDRLVEEHQAIITAEQWRGQSHQPTLVEGFDACQHMFGPPAERAAPGPVDVILHV; translated from the coding sequence ATGCGCCACTGGCCGCTCACCCAGCTCACCCTCACCACCCCCGACCTGGTTCTGCGTGTCCCCAACGAGACTCAGCTCGACGACCTCGCGCAGGTAGCGGCCGATGGCGTCCACCCACCCGGCATCCTCTACTTCCCACAGCCATGGGCCTCCGGCACCCCCGAACAGACTGCCCGCAACGTGCTGCAGAACCACTGGTGGGCCCGCGGTGACTGGCACGAGGACAACTGGCGCCTCCTCCTTGCCGTCTTCCACGATGACCAGGTCATCGGTCAGCAGAACCTCTCCGCCCGCGATTTCCGCATCACCCGCGAGGCCCGCACAGGCTTCTGGCTCGGTCAGCGCTTCCAGGCCCGTGGCTTCGGCACCCAGATGCGCGCCGCGGCCCTCCACCTCGCCTTCGCCTGCCTCGGAGCCGAACGCGTCACCTCGACCGCCTTCGCGGACAACGCCGTCTCCCGCCATGTGTCCGAGAAGTTCGGATACGCGCCCAACGGCATTCGCCGCTTCGCCGTCGGCGACCGCCTGGTGGAGGAGCACCAGGCGATCATCACCGCCGAGCAGTGGCGTGGACAAAGCCATCAGCCCACCCTCGTCGAAGGCTTCGACGCATGCCAGCACATGTTCGGCCCGCCCGCTGAACGCGCCGCTCCAGGTCCCGTAGACGTAATCCTGCACGTGTGA